In Xiphophorus couchianus chromosome 8, X_couchianus-1.0, whole genome shotgun sequence, the following proteins share a genomic window:
- the st6galnac6 gene encoding alpha-N-acetylgalactosaminide alpha-2,6-sialyltransferase 6 isoform X3, with the protein MGLRISAKGQQSHRMVIFFAVFILTTLLILYGSNNSNDGIYIPFHVAISHAVKTADLRKLAGRDGYMPVFGNKSMNLHCRNCALVTSSSHVLGSRAGDEIDRTECVIRMNDAPTSGYETDVGNRTTLRVVAHSSVFRVMRRPNEYLRRTDSNSTIIFWGPPNKIWKDAKGTLFRLIQRIGMTYSNLSFFSISPNKMRKFDNLFSRETGRDRQKSHSWLSTGWFTMVIAIEICDNIKVYGMVPPNYCGRKPGSKKMPYHYYKPRESDECATYLQNENNRRGHHHRFITEKQVFARWAKLYNITFTSPKW; encoded by the exons ATGGGGCTCAGGATCAGTGCCAAG GGTCAACAGAGCCACAGGATGGTGATCTTCTTTGCCGTCTTCATCCTGACCACACTCCTCATCCTCTATGGCTCCAACAACAGCAATGATGGCATCTACATCCCCTTTCACGTGGCCATCAGTCACGCCGTCAAGACTGCAGACCTCAGGAAGTTAGCCGGTAGAGATGGCTACATGCCAGTTTTCGGTAACAAG AGTATGAACCTGCACTGTCGCAACTGCGCACTTGTGACGAGCTCCAGCCACGTCCTCGGTAGCCGGGCGGGGGACGAGATCGACCGGACGGAGTGCGTGATCCGCATGAACGACGCCCCCACATCAGGTTACGAGACGGACGTCGGCAACCGCACCACCCTCAGGGTCGTGGCCCACTCCAGCGTCTTCAGGGTGATGCGGCGGCCCAACGAGTATCTGCGGCGCACGGACAGCAACTCCACAATCATCTTTTGGGGACCTCCGAATAAGATCTGGAAGGACGCTAAGGGAACTTTGTTCAGATTGATCCAGAGGATCGGGATGACCTATAGCAACCTGTCGTTCTTCAGCATTTCACCAAACAAAATGCGAAAGTTTGATAATCTGTTCAGCAGAGAGACCGGACGGGACAG ACAAAAGTCCCACTCTTGGTTGAGCACTGGCTGGTTCACAATGGTCATAGCCATAGAGATATGTGATAATATTAAAGTATATGGGATGGTTCCACCAAATTACTGCGG AAGAAAGCCCGGGTCCAAGAAGATGCCCTACCACTACTACAAACCCAGGGAGTCTGACGAATGTGCAACGTACCTTCAGAATGAAAACAACCGCAGGGGACACCACCATCGTTTCATCACAGAGAAACAGGTGTTTGCCCGCTGGGCCAAGCTGTATAACATCACATTCACCAGCCCCAAGTGGTGA
- the st6galnac4 gene encoding alpha-N-acetyl-neuraminyl-2,3-beta-galactosyl-1,3-N-acetyl-galactosaminide alpha-2,6-sialyltransferase, with amino-acid sequence MCTEGRRGAAFRHKLLLHNMRPKQMLRLWFSMLILTLLLLFWFGVLITRDSPPATQNSSLRGYRRISPHRKTKFLDVHCSHCAVVSSSGQMLGAGAGDEIDRSGCVIRMNNAPTRGYEKDVGTRTTFRVVSHTSVPLLVENKQYYFKQSADTTYVFWGPKRNMRQDGEGIIFNVLLKLAVKYPKLNMYVMTQDKIEYCDSVFQNETGKNRMKTGAFLSTGFFTMILAMDMCDRISVYGMIDDNYCSRANHSDVPYHYYEQKRISECRMYTYHEFTQRGGHRFITEKAIYAKWATQHNIQFKYPAWKL; translated from the exons ATGTGCACAGAAGGACGTAGGGGAGCAGCTTTCAGACATAAGCTGCTGCTCCACAATATGCGGCCGAAGCAGATGCTTCGTCTGTGGTTCTCCATGCTCATCCTGACCCTTCTACTGCTGTTCTGGTTTGGAGTGCTGATCACACGGGACAGTCCTCCTGCTACACAAAACTCATCACTCAGGGGCTACAGAAGGATTAGCCCGCACAGAAAGACTAAG TTTCTGGATGTTCACTGTAGCCACTGTGCCGTGGTCTCCAGCTCCGGTCAGATGCTTGGCGCCGGTGCTGGAGATGAAATTGACCGATCGGGATGTGTGATCCGCATGAACAATGCCCCCACCAGAGGGTACGAGAAAGACGTCGGGACCCGCACCACATTTCGGGTTGTGTCTCACACCAGTGTTCCTTTACTGGTAGAAAACAAACAGTATTATTTCAAGCAGTCCGCCGATACGACCTATGTGTTTTGGGGCCCCAAAAGGAACATGAGGCAAGACGGAGAAGGAATTATTTTCAATGTCCTGCTGAAGCTGGCTGTTAAGTATCCGAAATTGAACATGTATGTCATGACCCAAGACAAGATTGAGTACTGTGACAGTGTGTTTCAgaatgaaactggaaaaaacag aatgAAAACTGGAGCGTTTCTCAGCACTGGATTTTTCACAATGATCCTGGCTATGGATATGTGTGACAGGATCAGTGTCTATGGAATGATTGATGATAACTACTGTAG CCGAGCCAATCACAGCGACGTTCCTTACCATTACTATGAGCAAAAGAGGATCAGTGAGTGCAGGATGTATACATACCACGAGTTCACACAGCGTGGAGGACACCGCTTCATCACTGAGAAGGCCATCTATGCCAAATGGGCAACACAGCACAATATACAGTTCAAATATCCTGCATGGAAACTCTGA
- the st6galnac6 gene encoding alpha-N-acetylgalactosaminide alpha-2,6-sialyltransferase 6 isoform X1, protein MPESDRRNWNSEFNGKELPSLRSTLMRRIWKNSIYMAITMRKLFRGQQSHRMVIFFAVFILTTLLILYGSNNSNDGIYIPFHVAISHAVKTADLRKLAGRDGYMPVFGNKSMNLHCRNCALVTSSSHVLGSRAGDEIDRTECVIRMNDAPTSGYETDVGNRTTLRVVAHSSVFRVMRRPNEYLRRTDSNSTIIFWGPPNKIWKDAKGTLFRLIQRIGMTYSNLSFFSISPNKMRKFDNLFSRETGRDRQKSHSWLSTGWFTMVIAIEICDNIKVYGMVPPNYCGRKPGSKKMPYHYYKPRESDECATYLQNENNRRGHHHRFITEKQVFARWAKLYNITFTSPKW, encoded by the exons ATGCCAGAGTCAGACCGAAGAAACTGGAACTCAGAGTTTAATGGAAAAGAGCTTCCATCACTCCGGTCAACTCTAATGAGAAGAATTTGGAAAAACTCCATTTACATGGCAATCACAATGAGAAAACTTTTTCGG GGTCAACAGAGCCACAGGATGGTGATCTTCTTTGCCGTCTTCATCCTGACCACACTCCTCATCCTCTATGGCTCCAACAACAGCAATGATGGCATCTACATCCCCTTTCACGTGGCCATCAGTCACGCCGTCAAGACTGCAGACCTCAGGAAGTTAGCCGGTAGAGATGGCTACATGCCAGTTTTCGGTAACAAG AGTATGAACCTGCACTGTCGCAACTGCGCACTTGTGACGAGCTCCAGCCACGTCCTCGGTAGCCGGGCGGGGGACGAGATCGACCGGACGGAGTGCGTGATCCGCATGAACGACGCCCCCACATCAGGTTACGAGACGGACGTCGGCAACCGCACCACCCTCAGGGTCGTGGCCCACTCCAGCGTCTTCAGGGTGATGCGGCGGCCCAACGAGTATCTGCGGCGCACGGACAGCAACTCCACAATCATCTTTTGGGGACCTCCGAATAAGATCTGGAAGGACGCTAAGGGAACTTTGTTCAGATTGATCCAGAGGATCGGGATGACCTATAGCAACCTGTCGTTCTTCAGCATTTCACCAAACAAAATGCGAAAGTTTGATAATCTGTTCAGCAGAGAGACCGGACGGGACAG ACAAAAGTCCCACTCTTGGTTGAGCACTGGCTGGTTCACAATGGTCATAGCCATAGAGATATGTGATAATATTAAAGTATATGGGATGGTTCCACCAAATTACTGCGG AAGAAAGCCCGGGTCCAAGAAGATGCCCTACCACTACTACAAACCCAGGGAGTCTGACGAATGTGCAACGTACCTTCAGAATGAAAACAACCGCAGGGGACACCACCATCGTTTCATCACAGAGAAACAGGTGTTTGCCCGCTGGGCCAAGCTGTATAACATCACATTCACCAGCCCCAAGTGGTGA
- the st6galnac6 gene encoding alpha-N-acetylgalactosaminide alpha-2,6-sialyltransferase 6 isoform X2, which translates to MPESDRRNWNSEFNGKELPSLRSTLMRRIWKNSIYMAITMRKLFRGQQSHRMVIFFAVFILTTLLILYGSNNSNDGIYIPFHVAISHAVKTADLRKLAGRDGYMPVFGNKSMNLHCRNCALVTSSSHVLGSRAGDEIDRTECVIRMNDAPTSGYETDVGNRTTLRVVAHSSVFRVMRRPNEYLRRTDSNSTIIFWGPPNKIWKDAKGTLFRLIQRIGMTYSNLSFFSISPNKMRKFDNLFSRETGRDRQKSHSWLSTGWFTMVIAIEICDNIKVYGMVPPNYCGKPGSKKMPYHYYKPRESDECATYLQNENNRRGHHHRFITEKQVFARWAKLYNITFTSPKW; encoded by the exons ATGCCAGAGTCAGACCGAAGAAACTGGAACTCAGAGTTTAATGGAAAAGAGCTTCCATCACTCCGGTCAACTCTAATGAGAAGAATTTGGAAAAACTCCATTTACATGGCAATCACAATGAGAAAACTTTTTCGG GGTCAACAGAGCCACAGGATGGTGATCTTCTTTGCCGTCTTCATCCTGACCACACTCCTCATCCTCTATGGCTCCAACAACAGCAATGATGGCATCTACATCCCCTTTCACGTGGCCATCAGTCACGCCGTCAAGACTGCAGACCTCAGGAAGTTAGCCGGTAGAGATGGCTACATGCCAGTTTTCGGTAACAAG AGTATGAACCTGCACTGTCGCAACTGCGCACTTGTGACGAGCTCCAGCCACGTCCTCGGTAGCCGGGCGGGGGACGAGATCGACCGGACGGAGTGCGTGATCCGCATGAACGACGCCCCCACATCAGGTTACGAGACGGACGTCGGCAACCGCACCACCCTCAGGGTCGTGGCCCACTCCAGCGTCTTCAGGGTGATGCGGCGGCCCAACGAGTATCTGCGGCGCACGGACAGCAACTCCACAATCATCTTTTGGGGACCTCCGAATAAGATCTGGAAGGACGCTAAGGGAACTTTGTTCAGATTGATCCAGAGGATCGGGATGACCTATAGCAACCTGTCGTTCTTCAGCATTTCACCAAACAAAATGCGAAAGTTTGATAATCTGTTCAGCAGAGAGACCGGACGGGACAG ACAAAAGTCCCACTCTTGGTTGAGCACTGGCTGGTTCACAATGGTCATAGCCATAGAGATATGTGATAATATTAAAGTATATGGGATGGTTCCACCAAATTACTGCGG AAAGCCCGGGTCCAAGAAGATGCCCTACCACTACTACAAACCCAGGGAGTCTGACGAATGTGCAACGTACCTTCAGAATGAAAACAACCGCAGGGGACACCACCATCGTTTCATCACAGAGAAACAGGTGTTTGCCCGCTGGGCCAAGCTGTATAACATCACATTCACCAGCCCCAAGTGGTGA